TGGATCAAATTAtcgtaggaaaattttgatttattgtTGTATTGGTATAAATATTGTTATCGTTTTAAACATTGCTTTTATTTTCAGGGAAATGTTACTGGGAAACGTGCCTGAGGGATTCCACTTTTTACCAAAACACAAGGCGAATTCGTGGAAGTAACTGGAAATAATAGTGTACAGCAAATTGTCACGAAAACAGAATACTTTTATAtcgcaatttttaaaaataaacagcCATCAGATGAAATAAGTGTTTTAGGTGAAAAACTGCAGAAGGATCTCTTTTTCCTTTATTAAGCATTCATAACCACACACAAGCAATAAAATCAGTCGtatatattatgaaataaataaaattaacaaacagTAATACGTTCTATAAATACCATATACcacataaatattacaaatttataatttgcCTAATTTCAACGTTGCGCTTTGCCGGTAGATCAAAAAGTGATATTAGGAAAAATGTAAGtgccatttttaatttttattctgtaACCATAGATACCTAATCCACTTTAATTCCATTCATATGGAAGTTATACGGAATAGTGTTCAGTTATGTCTCCAAGGATCGACACTGGCCACATACAGTCACAACCACTGGCGATCTCTTTGACAAAAGGTTCCCAACACTCACTGTTCCATCGTCGCCTTATTAATAATAGCGTTCGGCCTTTTTGTACGCAGTGAAACCCAGGCAGCACACATTTCTAAAAGAAATGATCTTATGTTTAGTATAGCAAAAGGAGGAAGGAAACTCAGAATGGAAGATAAGCGAACATGCACGAATCACTCTAAAGAGGTTTGTAGTTACAACTCTTTGTGATCCAATTGTTCTTCCTGCATTAGGTTTTATTAATATCTATGAAGCAGAATGAAGTTTCAACTAGTATTGTTTgtagattttatttatttttgcaacCGTAATCGCAAAGAGTTAATTATTCACGATCAAAGTCTCGCATGATTATAATTTCATTAATGTAGCATCTTTGGATACTTGAATGTAATTGCAACAAACTGTACTTACATCAcattaaatgaataaaattaaatgcgGAGATTTGTCACAAAGATAGTGATTCTaaaatctgtttttttttttaggtactGAAATCTCTTCTTGATAACTAATTCATCAAGCATTGACAGTTAATACATCAAatgaaaacttttttttataaacagCAGGAAGTTTCATGCAAAAGGGAAATATCATCCTGCATCTACCTGCTTCGATGAAGTCACAGCGTGCTGATTATCACCGAGAAAAGAGTAACTTTTACAATAGATTTCATGGTAATGCGGTGGTTGGTATTCGTACTCAGAATCGTCTAATTGCACCTTTTTCGTAACGGTTTCACAGAGATTACGATATTCCTGCGAAGAAAATGTAGACTATCGAAAATGAGTTGAAAGGAatctttatttttcgttttctgATACAAAACTAACCggtgataaatttctgttgtctCTATCCAGGGGTTGCTGATCGACTTGCTTCTCTTCTTGTTCCGCGACGTAATCTTCCTGCAGATAAGAGACATCCCGAACTAGGGGAACGCTTGGACGAAGACGGTAAGAGTTTTGCGTCGCATCGTATTGTCTTGATAAAACGTAACTGACGTTACACTTCTTACAGATCTCATAAGCATTGTTCGCTAGGACCGCGTAGCCAGCGAACTATAAACCACAGAAAGACAGGTAATAGACATacaaaattgattcttttcttCTCCTTAATAATCCTCTATCAATGGTAAAAAATGCATAGAACAAAATGTAAAGTATTCAAAGTTAATTTAGGCTTTTAAATAAGGTAAATATTTATATGAT
The Ptiloglossa arizonensis isolate GNS036 chromosome 12, iyPtiAriz1_principal, whole genome shotgun sequence DNA segment above includes these coding regions:
- the LOC143153054 gene encoding uncharacterized protein LOC143153054, with the protein product MLIVPILSHLFALPPPTHPPPLPTHGGVCLRSSCRSCSLELYRGRCALLTPREEEEEEKKTSSLTASVNLDRIDSHWTSDAVPKHFAGYAVLANNAYEICKKCNVSYVLSRQYDATQNSYRLRPSVPLVRDVSYLQEDYVAEQEEKQVDQQPLDRDNRNLSPEYRNLCETVTKKVQLDDSEYEYQPPHYHEIYCKSYSFLGDNQHAVTSSKQKCVLPGFHCVQKGRTLLLIRRRWNSECWEPFVKEIASGCDCMWPVSILGDITEHYSV